The nucleotide sequence CCTCGCGCTCGGCTTGAGCGTGCTTGCCGCCGGCACCACCGGCTTCGCGCAGACGCCCGCGCCCGCCGCCGCCGCTTCGGCACCGGCCGCCGAGGCTCCGGCTGCCGCCGCGCCGGCCGCCGCAGCCGCGGCCGCACCGGCTGCTGCCGCTCCCGCCGCCGCGCCGGCCGCGGCCCCGGCACCCAAGGTCGATTCGGGCGACACCGCCTGGATGCTGACCTCCACGCTGCTCGTGATCCTGATGACCATCCCCGGCCTCGCGCTGTTCTACGGCGGCCTGGGCCGCTCGAAGAACATGCTGTCGGTGCTGATGCAGGTCTTCGTGATCTTCTCGCTGATCAGCATCCTGTGGGCCATCTACGGCTACAGCCTCGCCTTCACGGGTGAAGGAAGCTTCGTCGGTACCTTCGACAAGATCTTCCTCAAGGGCGTGTCGCAGGAGACCTTCGGCGCGCTCACGACGATCCCCGAGTACGTGTTCGTCGCGTTCCAGGGCACCTTCGCCGCCATCACCGTGGCGCTGATCGTCGGCGCCTTCGCCGAACGCGCCAAGTTCTCGGCCGTGCTGCTGTTCTCGGTGCTGTGGTTCACCTTCGCCTACGTGCCGATGGCCCACATCGTCTGGGGCGGCGGCCTGCTCGGCAAGGACGGCGCGCTCGACTTCGCGGGCGGCACCGTGGTGCACATCAACGCCGGTGTGGCCGGCCTGGTCGGTGCCTACATGGTCGGCAAGCGCGTGGGCTACGGCAAGGAAGCCTTCACGCCGCACTCGCTCACGCTCACCATGGTCGGCGCCTCGCTGCTGTGGGTCGGCTGGTTCGGCTTCAACGCCGGCTCGGCGGGTGCCGCCAACGCCGCCGCTGGCCTGGCCTTCGTGAACACGGTGCTCGCCACCGCCGCCGCCGCGCTGTCCTGGATCCTGGGCGAGAGCCTGCACAAGGGCAAGGCCTCGATGCTGGGTGCCGCTTCGGGCGCCGTCGCCGGCCTCGTCGCAGTGACCCCCGCCGCCGGCTTCGTCGGCCCGATGGGTTCGATCGTGCTGGGCCTGCTGGCCGGCCTGGTCTGCCTCTGGGGCGTGGGCGGTCTCAAGCGCATGCTCGGTGCCGACGACGCGTTCGACGTGTTCGGCGTCCACGGCGTGGGCGGTATCCTGGGTGCCATCCTGACCGGCGTGTTCGCGGCCCAGGGCCTCGGCGGCACCGGCGGCCTGACCCCCGACACCTTCTCGATGGGCGCCCAGGTCTGGATCCAGATCAAGAGCGTGCTGTTCACCATCGTCTGGTCCGGCGTCGTGGCGTTCATCGCCTTCAAGATCGCCGACCTGGTGCTCGGCCTGCGTGTGACCGAAGAGGAAGAGCGCGAAGGCCTCGACATCTCGTCGCACGGCGAAACCGCCTACAACCGCTGATCGGACAAGCTCCGACACGCGACAAGGACACCGCGGGTTCCTCGCTCCAGAGGAAGGGACCCGCGGTCCACCACCAGACCACCACCCTGTTTTTCCAAGGTCCTTCCAAGGTTTCCTGAAGCCCATTTTTTCAGCGAGAGTCTCCTTTGGATGTTCAGCCCGCAAGCACTCCGGTGCGAGCGGGCTTTTTTTTGTCCCCTGCCCGGCGTGGCCCGGTGCGGTCCGACAGCGGCGTACCGCGGCGCGGGGGCACAATCCCCGCCATGTGGACCCCCCTGGACAACAGCCTCAGCGCCCTCGGCGAATCGCCGTTCTGGCACCCGCAGGAACGCTCCCTGTACTGGCTCGACATTCCCGGCCGCGCGGTGCTGCGCACGCGCGGCGAGATCGGCGCCGGCAGCGCGGTCGAGCGCTGGGACCTGCCGACCGAGCCCGGCTGCATGGCGCCCGCGCGCAGCGGCGGCCTGGTGATCGCGCTGCGCGACGGCATCTACCGCGCGCGGGAATGGGGCGGCGCGCTGACCGCGATCGCGCGCGTGGAGCACGACGCGGCCACCATGCGCTTCAACGACGGCAAGTGCGACGCGTTCGGCCGCTTCTGGGCCGGCAGCATCAACGAGGCGAAGGACCGCGCCAATGCCGCGCTCTACTGCCTCGACGCGCGCCGCGACGGCGGCCAGTCGCCGATGCTCTCGCAGATGGCCGATGGCGTGACCACGGCCAACGGCCTCGCGTTCTCGCCCGATGCGCGCACGCTCTACTGGGCCGACACGCCGGCCCACGCGGTGCGCGCCTGGGACTGGGATGCGGCGCACAACACGCTCTCGCGCGCCCGCGTCTTCAAGCAGTTCGACGCCAAGCCCGAGGGCTGGTCGCCCGGCTCGGCACTGGCTTACGGCGGGCGGCCCGACGGCGCCACGGTCGATGCCGAAGGCCACTACTGGGTCGCGATGTTCGAGGGCGCGCAACTGCTGCGCCTCGCGCCCTCGGGCGAGGTCGTGGCGGCCTTCGCGCTGCCGGTGCAATGCCCGACCATGCCCTGCTTCGGCGGCGACGACCTGCGCACGCTGTTCGTCACCACCGCGCGCAAGGGCAGGCCCGAGGCCGAGCTGGCGCGCAAGCCCGCCTCGGGCATGGTGCTGTCGACGCGCGTCGAGACGCCGGGACTGCCGGTCCACTTCTTCGAGGATTGAACCCCGGCGTTCGCATGGCCCTGCAGCACATCCCGCCGATCCAGTGCCTCGTGACCTTCGAGGCGCTGGCGCGGCTGCGCCATGCGGGCCGCGCGGCCGACGAGCTCTGCGTGACCGCCAGCGCGGTCAGCCACCGCATCCGCCAGCTCGAGTCGCACGTGGGCTTCAAGCTGTTCGGCCGCGGCGACTTCAGCCTCACGGCCGACGGCGCGGCCTACCTCGCCAACGTGCGCACCGGCCTGGCCGCGCTGCAGGCGCATGCGGGCGGCGGCAACGCGGAGGTGGGCCAGCGCGCCGCCACGCGGCTGCGGCTCGCGGTCACGCCGACCTTCAGCCGCCAGTTCCTCATGCCGCGGCTCGAGCTGTTCCGCAACATCTATCCCGACATCGACCTGGTGCTGCAGGTGTCGA is from Variovorax paradoxus and encodes:
- a CDS encoding SMP-30/gluconolactonase/LRE family protein, producing the protein MWTPLDNSLSALGESPFWHPQERSLYWLDIPGRAVLRTRGEIGAGSAVERWDLPTEPGCMAPARSGGLVIALRDGIYRAREWGGALTAIARVEHDAATMRFNDGKCDAFGRFWAGSINEAKDRANAALYCLDARRDGGQSPMLSQMADGVTTANGLAFSPDARTLYWADTPAHAVRAWDWDAAHNTLSRARVFKQFDAKPEGWSPGSALAYGGRPDGATVDAEGHYWVAMFEGAQLLRLAPSGEVVAAFALPVQCPTMPCFGGDDLRTLFVTTARKGRPEAELARKPASGMVLSTRVETPGLPVHFFED
- the amt gene encoding ammonium transporter yields the protein MKKLLVSLALGLSVLAAGTTGFAQTPAPAAAASAPAAEAPAAAAPAAAAAAAPAAAAPAAAPAAAPAPKVDSGDTAWMLTSTLLVILMTIPGLALFYGGLGRSKNMLSVLMQVFVIFSLISILWAIYGYSLAFTGEGSFVGTFDKIFLKGVSQETFGALTTIPEYVFVAFQGTFAAITVALIVGAFAERAKFSAVLLFSVLWFTFAYVPMAHIVWGGGLLGKDGALDFAGGTVVHINAGVAGLVGAYMVGKRVGYGKEAFTPHSLTLTMVGASLLWVGWFGFNAGSAGAANAAAGLAFVNTVLATAAAALSWILGESLHKGKASMLGAASGAVAGLVAVTPAAGFVGPMGSIVLGLLAGLVCLWGVGGLKRMLGADDAFDVFGVHGVGGILGAILTGVFAAQGLGGTGGLTPDTFSMGAQVWIQIKSVLFTIVWSGVVAFIAFKIADLVLGLRVTEEEEREGLDISSHGETAYNR